The following are from one region of the Vibrio rarus genome:
- a CDS encoding OmpP1/FadL family transporter: MKKTRILKRSLLAVAVLATTSQVHAAGFQLNAQSATGIGRAFAGDAVIADNASSMARNPATMALFDKTSLSLGFETIITDISVKNGSGSTVVGGNTIATNDYQDYDDVGGTAVAPNIHLIVPINDRFAVGVNAYSNFGTSTDFSGSQDYSNSLYGGETDIKSFNFGLSGSYRLTEQWSFGAGLDVIYGQGTFRRGGNEFQLPIQTVDVEDADGWAVGFNLGTVFELDQNNRWGLSYRYTPDITVKDDRGQEIDLPLPDMAEFSGYHHINNTDFAVHYSVQWIGWGAFDEIDFHNLNAGYVQGEYNKQYQWQDGWHFAIGGTWYVTDKVELRTGYMHDTSAQNDLTSISVPDSDRNWLSAGASYHFTADSTLDFGITYLIGADQSVTESAPLVDPASGQVIGSHNISATTRADAILVGLQYSQSF, from the coding sequence ATGAAAAAGACGCGTATTCTTAAACGCTCTCTACTTGCAGTTGCAGTGTTAGCTACGACTTCTCAGGTACACGCTGCCGGATTCCAACTTAATGCACAATCAGCGACAGGCATTGGCCGTGCATTTGCAGGTGACGCGGTAATCGCAGATAACGCCTCTTCTATGGCTCGTAACCCAGCGACAATGGCTCTTTTTGATAAAACTTCTTTATCTCTTGGTTTCGAAACTATTATTACTGATATTTCAGTTAAAAATGGCAGTGGTTCAACGGTGGTTGGTGGTAATACTATTGCTACTAATGATTATCAAGACTACGACGATGTAGGTGGCACAGCTGTTGCACCAAACATTCATTTGATCGTGCCAATCAACGATAGATTTGCTGTTGGTGTAAACGCTTATTCAAATTTTGGAACAAGCACTGACTTCTCTGGAAGCCAAGATTACTCTAACTCTCTCTATGGCGGCGAGACTGACATTAAGAGCTTTAACTTTGGCCTTTCCGGATCTTATCGCCTAACTGAGCAATGGAGCTTTGGTGCTGGTCTTGATGTTATTTATGGTCAAGGCACTTTCCGTCGCGGCGGCAACGAATTTCAACTTCCAATACAAACGGTTGACGTAGAAGACGCCGATGGTTGGGCTGTTGGCTTCAACCTTGGTACCGTATTTGAACTTGACCAAAATAACCGTTGGGGCTTGTCTTACCGCTACACACCAGACATCACTGTTAAAGATGATCGTGGCCAAGAAATTGATCTACCTCTACCAGATATGGCTGAGTTCTCAGGTTATCACCACATCAATAACACTGACTTTGCCGTGCACTACTCAGTGCAGTGGATCGGTTGGGGTGCATTTGATGAAATTGACTTCCATAACCTAAATGCTGGTTATGTCCAAGGTGAATATAATAAGCAATACCAATGGCAGGATGGATGGCACTTTGCTATCGGTGGTACTTGGTATGTCACTGACAAAGTTGAATTGCGTACCGGTTACATGCACGATACTAGTGCTCAAAACGACCTAACTTCTATATCTGTGCCTGATTCAGACCGTAACTGGTTATCTGCAGGTGCTAGCTACCACTTCACAGCAGATTCAACACTTGATTTTGGTATTACTTACCTAATCGGTGCAGATCAATCAGTAACTGAGTCAGCACCACTCGTTGACCCTGCTAGCGGACAAGTAATTGGAAGCCACAATATTTCTGCAACCACACGTGCAGACGCTATCCTAGTTGGCCTACAGTACAGTCAAAGCTTCTAG
- a CDS encoding DUF3379 domain-containing protein: MDDLEFRRRIMSDPKARDEALLQAIAKGDHHAKFADDVLNLDARIEQAMRVEVPDNLADKILFNQSSKKEANPPSLYKRSFAIAASVAFAIGILVGSFNLSPSLVPSAHASLADTAIQHVIAEQPFTSTLDEQVKSSQINTKLTPFSYQFSESFPYHVYYLNHCGFGDSNALHMVFQGEKDRVTLFITNVSSDHSLNFNEQKMSGTVTPIGQASMILVGSEDEDISKIAQRLTKIIKPVQ, translated from the coding sequence ATGGATGATTTAGAATTTCGCCGCCGCATTATGTCAGACCCAAAGGCACGAGACGAAGCACTATTGCAGGCGATTGCAAAAGGCGATCACCATGCCAAATTTGCCGACGATGTGTTGAACCTTGACGCCCGAATCGAACAAGCAATGCGCGTTGAGGTGCCCGATAACCTAGCGGATAAAATTTTATTTAATCAAAGTAGCAAAAAAGAAGCCAATCCACCTAGCTTGTACAAACGCAGTTTTGCGATTGCCGCCTCAGTGGCATTTGCTATTGGGATCTTAGTGGGTAGCTTCAACCTATCCCCTAGCTTAGTACCAAGTGCACACGCCAGTTTGGCCGATACTGCCATACAACATGTGATTGCAGAACAACCCTTCACCTCGACCTTGGATGAGCAAGTTAAATCGAGCCAGATCAATACTAAGCTAACTCCTTTTTCTTACCAGTTTAGTGAGAGCTTTCCCTACCATGTCTACTATTTAAATCACTGTGGATTTGGTGATAGCAACGCTTTACACATGGTTTTCCAAGGGGAAAAAGACCGCGTCACCTTGTTTATTACCAATGTCAGTTCCGATCATTCATTGAACTTTAATGAACAAAAGATGTCTGGAACTGTAACCCCTATTGGCCAAGCCTCGATGATTTTAGTTGGCAGCGAAGATGAAGATATTAGCAAGATTGCGCAAAGGTTAACGAAAATAATCAAACCGGTCCAATAA
- a CDS encoding DNA-3-methyladenine glycosylase I codes for MHLEKFSDIYRRASQRKGGDGQLELLLSPPFTATEISQIPDDRWLSIFSLKVFQSGMSWKVVSNKWPNFEQHFFAFKPELLLMLSDEQWEMKAADPKIIRHFAKVMTIKKNAEMIMNARLEHGSFGNMIAHWPADNITGLWDYLKKNGSRLGGNTGPYALRQMGVDTFILSGDVEGYLRSYHIIDGGRDTKKSRTATNKAFCHWQAESGRSFNEISQIIAFSCGDNWL; via the coding sequence ATGCATCTTGAAAAATTTTCTGATATCTACCGGCGTGCTTCTCAGCGAAAAGGAGGCGACGGGCAACTTGAGTTATTACTCTCACCGCCTTTTACTGCCACTGAGATCAGCCAGATCCCAGATGATCGCTGGTTATCCATCTTCAGTTTGAAAGTGTTTCAATCTGGCATGTCTTGGAAAGTGGTGAGCAACAAGTGGCCCAACTTTGAACAGCACTTTTTTGCGTTTAAGCCTGAGTTATTACTGATGCTCTCGGACGAGCAGTGGGAGATGAAAGCCGCCGATCCAAAGATTATTCGTCACTTTGCCAAGGTAATGACCATTAAGAAAAATGCTGAAATGATCATGAATGCCAGATTAGAGCATGGCTCTTTTGGCAACATGATCGCTCATTGGCCTGCCGATAATATCACTGGGCTATGGGACTATTTAAAAAAGAATGGCAGTCGATTGGGTGGCAATACCGGGCCTTATGCCTTGCGACAAATGGGCGTCGATACCTTTATCTTATCGGGCGATGTGGAAGGTTACCTGCGCAGTTACCATATTATTGATGGTGGACGCGACACTAAAAAATCTCGCACGGCGACGAACAAGGCGTTTTGCCATTGGCAGGCAGAGTCGGGGCGCAGTTTCAATGAAATTAGCCAGATTATTGCGTTCAGTTGTGGGGATAATTGGTTATAG
- a CDS encoding sigma-70 family RNA polymerase sigma factor, whose product MSILRIFEKKAKSGNKSSTSQVNSIMDKQRKYEALVRAYHRDLFRYAYWLCKDRSIAEDLVQETCLRAWKALDSLQDDKAAKSWLITILRRENARRFERKQLELVDIDEPGNEGYANDDGFHQSEWLQAQIMRLDIDYREPLFLQVVAGFSGEEISQILDLNKNTVMTRLFRARNQLKEQLDSSTSNTGRQNG is encoded by the coding sequence GTGTCGATACTGCGGATTTTCGAAAAAAAAGCGAAATCTGGAAATAAAAGTTCGACCTCTCAGGTCAACTCTATTATGGATAAACAAAGAAAATATGAAGCACTGGTTCGTGCTTATCACCGCGACCTTTTTCGTTACGCATATTGGCTGTGTAAAGACCGCTCTATTGCAGAAGATCTGGTACAAGAAACCTGTTTACGCGCTTGGAAGGCATTAGATTCTCTGCAAGATGATAAAGCCGCTAAGTCATGGTTAATCACCATTTTAAGACGAGAAAATGCACGTCGCTTTGAGCGAAAGCAATTGGAGCTGGTTGATATTGATGAACCCGGCAACGAAGGCTATGCCAACGATGATGGTTTCCACCAAAGTGAGTGGTTACAAGCACAAATAATGCGTTTAGATATCGACTATCGTGAACCTCTATTTTTGCAAGTTGTCGCCGGTTTCAGTGGTGAAGAAATTAGCCAGATACTCGATTTAAACAAAAATACGGTGATGACCCGACTGTTTAGAGCAAGAAACCAACTCAAAGAGCAACTCGATTCATCGACTTCAAATACAGGGAGACAAAATGGATGA